The proteins below are encoded in one region of Pseudonocardia sp. DSM 110487:
- a CDS encoding TetR/AcrR family transcriptional regulator → MGRPKEQRRRRRELVAAAGRAIAARGMAGLRVRDVAEEAGLSAGLVSYYYRDLDDLVLEVHQDAVDRFYWARARAAEEVADPRERLVRLVEAGLPTDADDLVCRVLYETHVHAARSRVHAALLTALWDREVSLYSAALQHGRDRGVFRLQASVTEIASNAVALEDAYGLHIMGGNSSLPRERAQELVLRFLETQTGCSLATREVTP, encoded by the coding sequence ATGGGACGACCCAAGGAGCAGCGGCGCCGGCGTCGGGAGCTCGTGGCGGCGGCGGGGCGGGCCATCGCGGCCAGGGGGATGGCAGGGCTGCGGGTCCGCGATGTCGCCGAGGAGGCGGGGCTGTCCGCCGGACTGGTCAGCTACTACTACCGCGACCTCGACGACCTCGTCCTCGAGGTCCACCAGGACGCCGTCGACCGCTTCTACTGGGCCCGCGCCCGGGCGGCCGAGGAGGTGGCGGACCCCCGCGAGCGGCTCGTCCGCCTCGTCGAAGCGGGCCTGCCCACGGACGCCGACGACCTCGTCTGCAGGGTGCTGTACGAAACCCACGTGCACGCGGCGCGCAGTCGCGTCCACGCCGCGCTGCTGACGGCCCTGTGGGACCGGGAGGTGTCGTTGTACTCCGCCGCGCTCCAGCACGGACGCGATCGCGGCGTGTTCCGGTTGCAGGCGTCCGTCACGGAGATCGCCTCGAACGCGGTCGCGCTCGAGGACGCCTACGGGCTGCACATCATGGGAGGGAACTCCAGCCTCCCGCGCGAGCGCGCGCAGGAGCTCGTCCTGCGGTTCCTCGAGACGCAGACGGGCTGCTCGCTCGCGACGAGGGAGGTCACACCGTGA
- a CDS encoding LysR family transcriptional regulator, giving the protein MSEPNFTLVQLRYFAAAARLGSMTAAARELLVSQSAVSTAVSTLEKELGVQLLIRHHARGLALTAAGREFYQELRGFLVHTAELAESAHRAGTEVVGHLTVGCFSTLVPFRIPGLLTAFTEQYPAVRVHVHEGEHAAVKRALRSGDCEIALLYGYDLDDDLDREPVDSLRPYAIVAADHPLAQRPSRRVRLAELADEPMVLLDLPHTSDYMQSILAGSGIRPTVRHRTGGYEAVRSLVAHGLGFALLNQVPVHDMTYSGRCVVALDLEDEVIPLEVALAWPRGARLTRRARCFAELCRRTSAGRNSPALPTAADTD; this is encoded by the coding sequence GTGAGCGAGCCGAACTTCACCCTGGTCCAGCTGCGGTACTTCGCCGCGGCGGCGCGACTCGGCAGCATGACGGCAGCGGCGCGCGAGCTGCTCGTCTCGCAGTCCGCCGTCTCCACGGCGGTCTCGACGCTCGAGAAGGAACTCGGCGTCCAGCTGCTCATCCGCCACCACGCCCGGGGTCTCGCCCTCACCGCGGCGGGGCGCGAGTTCTACCAGGAGCTGCGGGGCTTCCTGGTGCACACCGCCGAGCTCGCCGAGTCCGCCCACCGCGCGGGCACCGAGGTCGTCGGGCACCTCACGGTCGGCTGCTTCTCCACCCTCGTGCCGTTCCGGATCCCGGGACTCCTCACGGCGTTCACCGAGCAGTACCCAGCGGTGCGGGTGCACGTGCACGAAGGCGAGCACGCGGCCGTCAAGCGGGCGCTGCGGTCCGGGGACTGCGAGATCGCCTTGCTGTACGGCTACGACCTGGACGACGACCTCGACCGCGAGCCCGTCGACAGCCTGCGGCCCTACGCGATCGTGGCGGCGGACCACCCGCTGGCCCAGCGCCCGTCGCGGCGGGTGCGCCTCGCGGAGCTCGCCGACGAGCCCATGGTCCTGCTCGACCTCCCGCACACGTCGGACTACATGCAGTCGATACTCGCGGGGAGCGGCATCCGGCCGACCGTCAGGCATCGGACCGGGGGCTACGAGGCGGTCCGCTCCCTCGTGGCGCACGGACTGGGGTTCGCCCTGCTCAACCAGGTGCCGGTGCACGACATGACCTACAGCGGCCGCTGCGTCGTCGCGCTGGACCTGGAGGACGAGGTCATCCCGCTCGAGGTCGCGCTCGCATGGCCGCGCGGGGCCCGGCTCACCCGCCGCGCGCGCTGCTTCGCCGAGCTGTGCCGCCGCACCTCGGCCGGCCGGAACTCACCAGCGTTGCCCACCGCGGCCGACACCGACTGA
- a CDS encoding aldehyde dehydrogenase family protein → MPPTRSGQDWSALADGLSPRTHAFIGGRSVVAGDGRTRPTVSPASGKTLADVADCGPREVDAAVAAARRAFDDGRWSRQAPAVRRRVLLALADLVERDRDELALLDSLDAGKLIADTTAVDVPGSVAVLRWYAEAVDKTYGEIAPTGPGDLALVRREALGVVGAVVPWNFPLEIAVWKIAPALAAGNSVVLKPSEESPLSALLLAELGAEAGLPDGVLNVVPGDGPVTGRALGEHPDVDVLAFTGSTAVGKLFLEYAGRSNMKQVWLECGGKSANIVLDDVGDLDAVADGVCAGIFTNAGQVCSANSRLVVHRAVKDDLLARVVERAREWAPGDPLDPGTRMGPLVSAAHADRVREHVARARREATPLLDLADVPDRVTDAFVGPSIFDCPDPSAAIATEEVFGPALAVLTADDEDDAVRIANATAYGLAASLWTDGLARAHRLAPRLRAGTVSVNTVDALNLTTPFGGFGRSGFGRDLSLHALDKFTGLKTTWIRHS, encoded by the coding sequence ATGCCGCCGACACGATCCGGACAGGACTGGTCGGCACTCGCCGACGGGTTGTCGCCGCGCACGCACGCCTTCATCGGCGGACGATCGGTCGTGGCCGGCGACGGCCGAACACGTCCGACGGTGTCGCCCGCCTCCGGGAAGACCCTGGCCGACGTGGCCGACTGCGGCCCACGGGAGGTCGATGCGGCCGTGGCCGCTGCCCGGCGCGCGTTCGATGATGGCCGGTGGTCCCGGCAGGCGCCCGCCGTTCGCCGGCGCGTGCTGCTCGCCCTTGCGGACCTGGTCGAGCGCGATCGCGACGAGCTCGCCCTCCTCGACAGTCTCGACGCGGGCAAGCTGATCGCCGACACCACCGCCGTCGACGTCCCGGGAAGCGTCGCGGTCCTGCGCTGGTACGCCGAGGCCGTCGACAAGACGTACGGGGAGATCGCCCCGACCGGCCCCGGCGATCTGGCCCTCGTCCGGCGCGAGGCGCTGGGTGTGGTCGGCGCCGTCGTGCCGTGGAACTTCCCCCTCGAGATCGCGGTGTGGAAGATCGCGCCTGCGCTCGCCGCGGGCAACAGCGTCGTTCTCAAGCCCTCGGAGGAGAGCCCGCTCTCGGCGTTGCTGCTCGCCGAGCTCGGCGCCGAGGCGGGCCTGCCCGACGGCGTCCTCAACGTCGTCCCGGGCGACGGCCCGGTCACGGGACGGGCGCTGGGCGAGCACCCGGACGTCGACGTGCTCGCCTTCACCGGCTCGACCGCAGTCGGCAAGCTCTTCCTCGAATACGCGGGCCGCTCGAACATGAAGCAGGTCTGGCTCGAGTGCGGCGGCAAGAGCGCGAACATCGTCCTCGACGACGTCGGCGACCTCGACGCCGTCGCGGACGGGGTGTGCGCGGGGATCTTCACGAACGCCGGGCAGGTCTGTTCGGCGAACTCCCGGCTGGTGGTGCACCGCGCGGTCAAGGACGACCTACTCGCCCGCGTCGTCGAACGGGCGCGTGAGTGGGCACCGGGCGACCCGCTCGACCCCGGCACGCGGATGGGGCCGCTGGTGAGCGCCGCACACGCCGACCGCGTGCGTGAACACGTCGCCCGGGCCCGTCGGGAGGCGACGCCGTTGCTCGACCTCGCCGACGTCCCGGACCGCGTCACCGACGCATTCGTCGGCCCGTCGATCTTCGACTGCCCGGACCCGTCCGCGGCGATCGCCACCGAGGAGGTCTTCGGCCCTGCGCTGGCCGTCCTGACCGCCGACGACGAGGACGACGCGGTGCGCATCGCCAACGCCACCGCCTACGGGCTGGCCGCGTCGCTCTGGACCGACGGCCTCGCCCGTGCGCACCGGCTGGCCCCGAGGCTCCGCGCGGGAACCGTGTCGGTGAACACCGTCGACGCGCTCAATCTGACGACGCCCTTCGGCGGGTTCGGCCGGTCGGGCTTCGGCAGGGACCTCTCCCTGCACGCCCTCGACAAGTTCACCGGCCTGAAGACCACCTGGATCCGTCACAGCTGA
- a CDS encoding RidA family protein, translated as MTVHTRIRPFNTRDTYPEQNLDNDLCQAVVAGNTVYVRGQIGQDLDTSESVGIGDAGAQAEQAMANIDLLLREAGSRMEHLVKLTVYLVDPRYREVVYRTIGRWTKGVHPISTGLVVSALARPEWLVEVDAIAVIPEDER; from the coding sequence ATGACCGTCCACACCCGGATCCGGCCGTTCAACACGCGCGACACCTACCCGGAGCAGAACCTCGACAACGACCTGTGCCAGGCGGTCGTCGCGGGCAACACCGTCTACGTCCGGGGCCAGATCGGCCAGGACCTCGACACCAGCGAGTCCGTGGGCATCGGCGACGCCGGTGCGCAGGCCGAGCAGGCGATGGCGAACATCGACCTGCTGCTGCGGGAGGCGGGCAGCCGCATGGAGCACCTCGTCAAGCTGACCGTCTACCTGGTGGACCCGCGCTACCGCGAGGTCGTGTACCGGACGATCGGCCGCTGGACGAAGGGCGTGCACCCGATCTCCACGGGCCTGGTCGTGAGCGCGCTCGCCCGCCCGGAGTGGCTGGTGGAGGTCGACGCCATCGCCGTGATCCCGGAGGACGAACGGTGA
- a CDS encoding DUF1028 domain-containing protein: MTFSLLGTDGRGRFGMAVCSSSPAVAARCVHLRPGVGGTASQNVTDPRLGPALLDALSDLGDATAALDRVLAAGGGDLEYRQLMVLDAKGRSRSYSGGHTLGTHATASADGAVAAGNMLATDAVPAAMLSTFTTSDGELEERLLAALRAGLDAGGEAGPVHSAGLAVVADVDWRVTDLRVDWHDEPVTELARLLDVWLPQRDDYVQRGLDPAASPSYGVPGDR, encoded by the coding sequence GTGACCTTCTCCCTTCTCGGAACCGACGGGCGCGGCCGGTTCGGGATGGCCGTCTGCTCCTCCAGCCCCGCCGTCGCCGCGCGGTGCGTCCACCTGCGCCCCGGTGTGGGCGGCACCGCATCGCAGAACGTGACCGACCCACGGCTCGGACCGGCCCTGCTCGACGCGCTGAGCGACCTCGGCGACGCGACGGCCGCGCTCGACCGCGTCCTCGCCGCCGGAGGCGGCGACCTGGAGTACCGGCAGCTGATGGTGCTCGATGCGAAGGGCCGCAGCCGCTCCTACAGCGGCGGCCACACACTCGGTACCCACGCGACCGCGAGCGCCGACGGAGCGGTCGCCGCCGGCAACATGCTGGCCACCGACGCCGTTCCCGCGGCGATGCTGTCGACCTTCACGACGTCCGACGGCGAGCTCGAGGAACGGCTGCTCGCGGCGCTGCGCGCCGGGCTGGACGCGGGCGGCGAGGCGGGGCCCGTGCACTCCGCCGGGCTCGCGGTGGTCGCCGACGTCGACTGGCGCGTCACGGACCTGCGCGTCGACTGGCACGACGAGCCCGTCACCGAGCTGGCGAGGCTGCTCGACGTCTGGCTCCCCCAGCGCGACGACTACGTCCAACGCGGCCTCGATCCCGCGGCTTCCCCGTCCTACGGCGTCCCCGGAGATCGCTGA
- a CDS encoding M20 family metallopeptidase — translation MAPSTTTRAAARRRIDRSGDALVRMSERLHADPELAWEEHRAAALVPELLDEAGFEVTAGYLGLDTAFLARFGSGPTRIAFCAEYDGLPGLGHACGHNLIAAMSVGAALGLAEVADDAGITVEVYGTPAEEGGGGKIELLDRGAFAGVDLAMMAHPAPVDVAEARPFAVSHSRISYRGRSAHAAAYPESGVNAADAFTVAQVAIGLLRQQLPPSTRVHGVVTHGGDAPNAIPAATSGRWYVRAETLAELAEVEPRVRRCFEAGALATGCELTIEPESKPYAEFRADDRALADYTANAGELGREFVTGSFAARMNRASTDMGNVSQHVPAIHPYIGIGSLPATNHQPEFAAFCVGDRANRALVDGAVALAWTGLDRASRT, via the coding sequence ATGGCACCGTCGACCACCACCCGAGCGGCCGCCCGCAGGCGGATCGACCGCAGCGGCGACGCCCTCGTCCGGATGAGCGAACGCCTGCACGCCGACCCCGAGCTCGCCTGGGAGGAGCACCGCGCCGCCGCGCTCGTCCCCGAGCTGCTCGACGAGGCCGGGTTCGAGGTGACCGCCGGCTACCTCGGTCTCGACACGGCGTTCCTCGCCCGCTTCGGGTCCGGGCCGACCCGGATCGCGTTCTGCGCGGAGTACGACGGCCTGCCGGGCCTCGGGCACGCGTGCGGGCACAACCTGATCGCGGCGATGTCCGTCGGCGCGGCTCTCGGCCTCGCGGAGGTCGCGGACGATGCCGGGATCACCGTCGAGGTCTACGGCACGCCCGCAGAGGAAGGCGGCGGAGGCAAGATCGAACTACTCGACCGCGGAGCGTTCGCGGGCGTCGACCTCGCCATGATGGCCCACCCCGCCCCGGTCGACGTGGCCGAGGCCCGGCCGTTCGCGGTGTCCCACTCCCGGATCTCCTACCGGGGACGTTCCGCCCACGCCGCCGCCTACCCGGAGAGCGGCGTCAACGCGGCGGACGCTTTCACCGTCGCGCAGGTCGCCATCGGCCTCCTGCGCCAGCAGCTTCCCCCGAGCACCCGCGTGCACGGCGTCGTCACCCACGGCGGGGACGCCCCGAACGCCATCCCCGCAGCCACCTCCGGCCGGTGGTACGTGCGGGCCGAGACGTTGGCAGAACTCGCCGAGGTGGAGCCGCGCGTCCGGCGGTGCTTCGAGGCCGGGGCGCTCGCCACCGGCTGCGAGCTGACGATCGAGCCCGAGAGCAAGCCCTACGCCGAGTTCCGCGCCGACGACCGCGCACTCGCCGACTACACGGCCAATGCCGGCGAGCTCGGCCGCGAGTTCGTCACCGGGTCGTTCGCGGCCAGGATGAACCGGGCCTCGACGGACATGGGAAACGTGTCGCAGCACGTACCTGCCATCCACCCGTACATCGGCATCGGCTCGCTACCCGCCACGAACCATCAGCCCGAGTTCGCCGCGTTCTGCGTGGGCGACCGAGCGAACAGAGCGCTGGTCGACGGGGCCGTCGCCCTCGCGTGGACGGGACTGGACCGCGCGTCCCGGACCTGA
- a CDS encoding MFS transporter — protein MSTQNPPIDTPEVRENAVSLRRSVAAGAVGVFVHWFDWAVYAYLASTIAAVFFPQQDSTAGLLSVFAVFAVSFGIRPIGALVLGPLGDRIGRRRTLSVVIFVMSGATLAIGLLPGYATLGIAAPILLVVARMVQGFAAGGEFGSAASFLAEYSPRHRRGFGVSWLEVGSLLGFLCASFVFFLLSTALTADQLESWGWRIPFLIAAPLGIIGFVIRNRIEDTPDYRALASTDNIARHPMRELLRNHPRQLLQAAAVMTMMHVPFYAVLTYMVTYQTDHLGHSADTAALISTAVSLLALILVPVFGRISDRTGRKPVLIGAGIALLVLALPAFLLMSGGSTVAAVLVPLGLGVILSAILGTYAVWSAEIFPTRVRQGGLSIAYSITAALFAGTVPYVMTVLISATGSILVPAPYLMIAAAVGLLAAVTMGETAGNALLREDDLGVGADAPEPVGGRDTSAT, from the coding sequence GTGTCCACCCAGAATCCACCGATCGACACGCCCGAGGTGCGGGAGAACGCCGTATCGCTTCGTCGGAGCGTCGCCGCAGGCGCGGTCGGCGTCTTCGTCCACTGGTTCGACTGGGCGGTCTACGCCTATCTGGCGTCCACGATCGCGGCGGTCTTCTTCCCGCAGCAGGACTCGACCGCCGGACTGTTGTCGGTCTTCGCGGTGTTCGCGGTGTCGTTCGGCATCCGGCCCATCGGGGCGCTGGTGCTCGGCCCGCTGGGCGACCGGATCGGGCGACGCCGCACGCTGTCCGTCGTCATCTTCGTGATGTCCGGCGCGACGCTCGCGATCGGCCTCCTGCCCGGCTACGCCACCCTGGGGATCGCCGCCCCGATCCTCCTGGTCGTCGCGCGGATGGTGCAGGGCTTCGCCGCCGGTGGGGAGTTCGGCAGCGCGGCGAGCTTCCTCGCCGAGTACTCGCCCCGGCACCGCCGCGGCTTCGGGGTGAGCTGGCTCGAGGTCGGGAGCCTGCTCGGCTTCCTCTGCGCCTCGTTCGTCTTCTTCCTGCTCAGCACGGCCCTCACGGCGGATCAGCTCGAATCCTGGGGGTGGCGCATCCCGTTCCTGATCGCCGCTCCCCTGGGGATCATCGGGTTCGTCATCCGCAACAGGATCGAGGACACCCCGGACTACCGGGCACTGGCGAGCACCGACAACATCGCCCGGCACCCGATGCGCGAGCTGCTGCGCAACCACCCCCGTCAGCTGCTCCAGGCGGCCGCGGTCATGACGATGATGCACGTGCCGTTCTACGCGGTCCTGACGTACATGGTCACCTACCAGACCGACCACCTCGGGCACTCCGCCGACACCGCCGCCCTGATCTCCACCGCGGTCTCCCTGCTGGCCCTGATCCTGGTTCCCGTGTTCGGCCGGATCTCCGACCGGACGGGACGCAAGCCGGTTCTGATCGGCGCCGGCATCGCGCTGCTCGTGCTGGCTCTCCCGGCCTTCCTGCTGATGTCCGGCGGCTCGACGGTCGCCGCGGTCCTGGTCCCCCTGGGCCTCGGGGTGATCCTGTCGGCGATCCTCGGCACGTACGCGGTCTGGTCGGCCGAGATCTTCCCGACCCGCGTCCGCCAGGGCGGGCTCTCGATCGCCTACAGCATCACCGCCGCGCTGTTCGCCGGCACCGTTCCCTACGTCATGACCGTGCTGATCAGCGCGACCGGCAGCATCCTCGTCCCGGCGCCCTACCTGATGATCGCCGCGGCGGTCGGCCTGCTCGCCGCCGTCACGATGGGCGAGACCGCGGGCAACGCTCTCCTGCGCGAGGACGACCTCGGCGTCGGGGCCGATGCGCCGGAGCCGGTGGGCGGCCGCGACACGAGCGCGACCTGA
- a CDS encoding aspartate ammonia-lyase: MARREHDLIGDVDVPSDAYWGAHTARAVENFPISGETLGAKPYFVEALATVKQAAAEANRSVAALPGHLADAIVAACIEIRGGRLHDQFVVDLIQGGAGTSSNMNANEVIANRALELLGEERGNYAVLHPLEHVNLGQSTNDVYPTAVKLALDGRIRALLASLAVLRAAFADKAAEFAGILKIGRTQLQDAVPMTLGQEFGAFAITLGEDEQRLAEARLLLHELNLGGTAIGTALNAHPAYRDRAVAELRGLTGVATLTSARDLVEATADVGVFVQLSGVLKRVAVKLSKTCNDLRLLSSGPRAGFDEIGLPPRQAGSSIMPGKVNPVIPEVVNQIAFEVIGNDVTVTLAAEGGQLQLNAFEPIIARALFASLEHLTAGATVLADRCVAGITANTERLARVVADSIGVVTALSPLLGYERSTQIAREADESGRGAVELVLEKGLLTPVQVDALLTPHALTGLRGTPG; the protein is encoded by the coding sequence GTGGCGAGGCGCGAGCACGACCTCATCGGAGACGTCGACGTCCCTTCCGACGCGTACTGGGGCGCGCACACCGCGCGCGCGGTCGAGAACTTCCCGATCAGCGGTGAGACGCTCGGGGCGAAGCCGTACTTCGTCGAGGCCCTGGCGACGGTGAAGCAGGCTGCCGCCGAGGCGAACCGCTCGGTCGCTGCGTTGCCCGGTCATCTCGCCGATGCGATCGTCGCTGCGTGCATCGAGATCCGCGGTGGCCGGTTGCACGACCAGTTCGTGGTGGACCTCATCCAGGGCGGGGCAGGCACCTCGTCCAACATGAATGCCAACGAGGTCATCGCGAACCGCGCACTCGAACTCCTCGGCGAAGAGCGTGGGAACTACGCCGTCCTACATCCGCTCGAGCACGTCAACCTCGGGCAGAGCACGAACGACGTCTATCCCACCGCGGTCAAGCTGGCCCTGGACGGGCGGATCCGGGCGCTCCTCGCGAGCCTCGCCGTACTACGCGCCGCCTTCGCGGACAAGGCGGCGGAGTTCGCCGGAATTCTCAAGATCGGCCGTACCCAGTTGCAGGATGCGGTGCCGATGACCTTGGGGCAGGAGTTCGGCGCCTTCGCGATCACCTTGGGTGAGGACGAACAGCGCCTCGCCGAGGCGCGCCTCCTGCTGCACGAGCTGAACCTGGGCGGGACCGCGATCGGCACCGCCCTGAACGCGCACCCCGCGTACCGGGATCGAGCCGTCGCCGAGCTGCGCGGCCTCACCGGTGTCGCCACGTTGACGTCCGCCCGCGACCTGGTCGAGGCGACCGCGGACGTCGGCGTGTTCGTCCAGCTCTCCGGGGTGCTCAAACGAGTCGCGGTGAAGCTGTCGAAGACCTGCAACGATCTGCGCCTGCTGTCCTCGGGGCCGCGGGCGGGCTTCGACGAGATCGGGCTGCCGCCGCGCCAGGCCGGGTCGTCGATCATGCCCGGCAAGGTCAACCCGGTCATCCCGGAGGTGGTCAACCAGATCGCCTTCGAGGTCATCGGCAACGACGTCACCGTCACCCTCGCCGCCGAAGGTGGTCAGCTGCAGCTCAACGCCTTCGAGCCGATCATCGCCCGGGCCCTGTTTGCGAGCCTCGAACACCTGACCGCGGGTGCGACCGTGCTCGCAGACCGCTGCGTCGCCGGCATCACCGCCAACACCGAGCGGCTGGCCCGTGTCGTCGCCGACTCGATCGGAGTGGTCACGGCGCTGAGCCCGCTCCTGGGGTACGAGCGGTCCACTCAGATCGCCAGGGAGGCCGACGAGAGCGGCCGCGGTGCGGTTGAGCTGGTCCTCGAGAAGGGGCTGCTGACCCCGGTCCAGGTCGACGCCCTGCTCACACCGCATGCCTTGACCGGGCTGCGTGGCACGCCGGGCTGA
- a CDS encoding NAD(P)/FAD-dependent oxidoreductase, with protein sequence MAQDEVEVLVVGAGQAGLAMSEHLGARGVPHLVLERDRIAERWRTGRWDSLVTNGPAWHDRFPGLEFADVDPDGFASREQVADYFAAYAEKIDAPIRCGVDVQRVQKNVGRPGFRVETSDGTIDARYVVAATGPFQKPAIPPVVPGNAKVVQLHSSSYGNPEQLPEGAVLVVGAGSSGVQIADELQRSGRQVYLSVGPHDRPPRRYRGRDFCWWLGVLNKWDEAAPPRGAEHVTIAVTGARGGHTVDFRALAADGITLVGMTSWFEDGRLHFASDLPVNIANGDATYLRMLDEADDYVARNGLDLPEEPEARVFGPDPECVVDPLRELDLATAGVTSIVWATGFVSDYGWLQVDAFDADGKPRHTRGVSSEPGIYFLGLPWQSRRGSSFIWGVWHDAAYVAEHIAIQRSYLAYDRAIRSSGPHLTADTSRHNQDDEPTVTTTGGSAVQVERAAGAQLGER encoded by the coding sequence ATGGCGCAGGACGAGGTCGAGGTTCTCGTCGTCGGCGCGGGGCAGGCCGGCTTGGCCATGAGCGAACACCTCGGGGCACGGGGAGTCCCGCATCTCGTGCTGGAGCGCGATCGGATCGCCGAGCGCTGGCGCACCGGGCGCTGGGACTCCCTCGTGACGAACGGTCCGGCGTGGCACGACCGCTTCCCGGGACTCGAGTTCGCCGACGTCGATCCCGACGGGTTCGCATCCAGGGAGCAGGTCGCGGACTACTTCGCCGCTTACGCCGAGAAGATCGATGCGCCGATCCGGTGCGGCGTGGACGTGCAGCGCGTGCAGAAGAACGTCGGACGCCCCGGCTTCCGCGTGGAGACGTCGGACGGAACCATCGACGCACGCTACGTCGTGGCGGCGACCGGGCCGTTCCAGAAACCGGCCATTCCCCCGGTCGTCCCCGGGAACGCGAAGGTGGTCCAGCTCCACTCCAGCTCCTACGGCAACCCGGAGCAGCTGCCCGAGGGCGCCGTCCTCGTGGTCGGGGCGGGGTCGTCGGGCGTCCAGATCGCCGACGAGCTGCAGCGGTCCGGCAGGCAGGTCTACCTGTCGGTCGGCCCGCACGACCGGCCTCCGCGGCGGTACCGAGGGCGCGACTTCTGCTGGTGGCTTGGAGTGCTCAACAAGTGGGACGAGGCGGCACCTCCCCGCGGGGCCGAGCACGTCACGATCGCGGTCACCGGAGCGCGTGGCGGTCACACCGTCGACTTCCGGGCCCTCGCGGCCGACGGCATCACCCTCGTCGGCATGACCAGCTGGTTCGAGGACGGCCGGCTGCACTTCGCCTCCGACCTGCCGGTCAACATCGCCAACGGTGACGCGACGTATCTGAGGATGCTCGACGAAGCCGACGACTACGTCGCACGCAACGGCCTCGACCTGCCCGAGGAGCCGGAGGCGCGCGTCTTCGGGCCGGACCCGGAATGCGTGGTCGACCCGCTCCGCGAGCTCGACCTCGCCACTGCCGGAGTCACTTCGATCGTCTGGGCGACGGGTTTCGTCTCCGACTACGGCTGGTTGCAGGTCGATGCCTTCGACGCCGACGGAAAGCCCCGGCACACCCGCGGCGTGTCCTCCGAGCCCGGGATCTACTTCCTCGGGCTGCCCTGGCAGTCGCGACGCGGATCGAGCTTCATCTGGGGGGTCTGGCATGACGCCGCATACGTGGCCGAGCACATCGCGATCCAGCGCAGCTACCTCGCCTACGACAGAGCCATCCGCTCGTCGGGCCCGCACCTGACAGCCGATACCTCCCGTCACAACCAGGACGACGAGCCCACCGTCACCACGACCGGAGGCAGCGCGGTCCAGGTCGAGCGGGCCGCTGGCGCGCAACTCGGCGAGCGGTAG
- a CDS encoding AbrB/MazE/SpoVT family DNA-binding domain-containing protein translates to MSVLDRGGRIADRATVAALGWTPGTRLRVHIAHTHLTLHAAIDGPLAVKDHRFLWLPAATRHRVDLRPGDRVLLAAEPRRQTLAIYPPAALDELLTHERSASKGGDRDE, encoded by the coding sequence ATGTCCGTCCTCGATCGAGGCGGGCGGATCGCCGATCGCGCGACGGTCGCCGCGCTGGGCTGGACGCCCGGCACCAGGCTGCGCGTCCACATCGCCCACACCCACCTCACGCTGCACGCGGCGATCGACGGCCCATTGGCCGTCAAGGACCACCGGTTCCTCTGGCTGCCCGCCGCGACCCGGCATCGGGTCGATCTGCGGCCCGGCGATCGAGTATTGCTGGCCGCTGAACCCAGGCGGCAGACGCTGGCCATCTACCCACCCGCCGCGCTTGACGAGCTTCTGACTCACGAGCGGTCGGCCTCGAAGGGCGGTGACCGCGATGAGTGA